Proteins from one Deltaproteobacteria bacterium genomic window:
- the glnE gene encoding bifunctional [glutamate--ammonia ligase]-adenylyl-L-tyrosine phosphorylase/[glutamate--ammonia-ligase] adenylyltransferase: MSAGDPATPALPAARVAEARDLFSDPEPLLAACRAAPLPEQALLETLEIVRARRRRSARRDPTLDPAWLARAARLAGSSRFAARLLRRHPRLVEWLQAREEAGWPDRTDRLRGRLHAAAGHREVQLRLLRHYRRRSLLEIADRDLAGTLRLGEVFQALSDQADTLIGAALELAHAGARRRWGELPGGDPAAATPGLAVLALGKLGGQELNYSSDVDLLAVYAQEGETSGGEEGAVPAFTFAAAVVEETKALLGETTEDGEALRVDLDLRPEGRSGPLANSLSSLEQYYATFGRTWERQAWIKARPAAGDLAVGRRALDTLQAFVYPRSLDRRALEAISAMKGELDREVRRRGHEASDLKLGRGGIRTIEFIVQALQLLHGGKDPALREPATLEAIRRLQFAGHLDGLQATELSEAYVLLRRVEHLLQLHENRQTHRLPVDPARLQGLARALGLHDPAADDPAAPLLARLDEHRESVQRFGDRRFGSSEESEESDRALAEAAATLLSLLEDREALTEACGRAGFDDPSTAAAHLGQLARRPLGPFGRAATPKLRGLARALLIEVLLAPDPDAALEYLTRFLTALPGPAAPGLLSLLAERPPLRALLLSVFGSSHHLARTLLNHPELLDEVLLRGRSPGPRRRSELEALWQERRPAPTEDDELHFAALRRFRGEEALRIGIQDVAGVITLPEVSRQLTELAELCLEACLDRACAWAEARWGWPVDAGGGAVGLSVVALGRLGSGEMGYGSDLDLVFLYHGRGQSPGGSREGVEAQELFARLAQRAISALTLPMAEGRLYAIDTQLRPSGSQGALVASLEAFQAYHRSEAQVWERQALTRARVVSHRPAPEPALAQALEQACYGGEPLEEEVLRGAIRQMRERQRQDRSKEASGRKDPRAGWGGLIDIEFIVQYLQLRHGADEPRLRTPATGQALAIASEAGLFPPMQGPRLLECWDFLRRLENRLRIVHDRPIHAFPTHGPKLDALARRMGYHQGEMSRIEESAGLSLLGEYERVTTDVRRIFEEVLGRENP; this comes from the coding sequence ATGAGCGCGGGCGATCCCGCCACCCCGGCCCTGCCAGCGGCCCGCGTCGCCGAGGCCCGGGACCTCTTCTCCGACCCGGAGCCCCTCCTCGCCGCCTGCCGGGCGGCCCCCCTGCCGGAGCAGGCCCTGCTGGAGACCCTGGAGATCGTGCGGGCCCGCCGTCGGCGGAGCGCCCGGCGCGATCCCACCCTCGACCCCGCCTGGCTGGCCCGCGCCGCCCGCCTCGCCGGCAGCAGCCGCTTCGCCGCCCGGCTCCTGCGCCGGCACCCCCGCCTCGTCGAGTGGCTCCAGGCCCGGGAGGAGGCCGGCTGGCCCGATCGCACCGACCGCCTGCGGGGGCGCCTCCACGCCGCCGCCGGCCATCGCGAGGTGCAGCTTCGTCTCCTGCGCCACTACCGCCGCCGCAGCCTGCTGGAGATCGCCGACCGGGACCTCGCGGGCACCCTGCGCCTGGGCGAGGTCTTCCAGGCGCTCTCCGATCAGGCCGACACCCTGATCGGCGCCGCGCTGGAGCTCGCCCACGCGGGTGCCCGGCGGCGCTGGGGGGAGCTGCCCGGGGGCGATCCGGCGGCGGCCACGCCAGGCCTGGCCGTCCTCGCCCTGGGGAAGCTGGGCGGCCAGGAGCTGAACTACTCCTCGGACGTCGACCTGCTGGCGGTCTACGCCCAGGAGGGTGAGACCTCCGGAGGCGAGGAGGGCGCGGTCCCCGCCTTCACCTTCGCGGCCGCCGTGGTCGAGGAGACGAAGGCCCTGCTGGGCGAGACCACCGAGGACGGCGAGGCCCTGCGGGTCGACCTCGACCTGCGCCCCGAGGGGCGCAGCGGCCCCCTGGCCAACAGCCTCTCGTCCCTGGAGCAGTACTACGCGACCTTCGGACGCACCTGGGAGCGGCAGGCCTGGATCAAGGCGCGGCCGGCCGCCGGCGATCTCGCGGTGGGCCGGCGGGCCCTCGACACGCTGCAGGCCTTCGTCTACCCGCGCAGCCTGGACCGCCGGGCCCTCGAGGCCATCTCCGCCATGAAGGGCGAGCTCGACCGCGAGGTGCGCCGGCGCGGTCACGAGGCGAGCGACCTGAAGCTGGGCCGGGGCGGGATCCGCACCATCGAGTTCATCGTCCAGGCCCTGCAGCTCCTCCACGGGGGGAAGGATCCGGCCCTCCGGGAGCCCGCGACCCTTGAGGCCATCCGCCGGCTCCAGTTCGCCGGCCACCTCGACGGCCTCCAGGCGACGGAGCTCTCGGAGGCCTACGTCCTCCTGCGCCGGGTGGAGCACCTCCTGCAACTCCACGAGAACCGCCAGACCCACCGCCTCCCGGTCGACCCCGCGCGCCTTCAGGGCCTGGCCCGGGCGCTCGGCCTCCACGACCCGGCCGCCGACGACCCGGCGGCGCCCCTCCTCGCCCGCCTCGACGAGCACCGGGAGAGCGTGCAGCGCTTCGGTGATCGTCGCTTCGGCAGCAGCGAGGAGTCGGAGGAGAGCGACCGGGCCCTGGCCGAGGCGGCCGCCACCCTCCTCTCCCTGCTCGAGGATCGGGAGGCGCTGACGGAGGCCTGCGGCCGGGCGGGCTTCGACGATCCCTCCACCGCGGCGGCCCACCTCGGGCAGCTCGCGCGCCGCCCCCTGGGTCCCTTCGGCCGTGCCGCGACCCCCAAGCTCCGGGGGCTGGCCCGCGCCCTCCTGATCGAGGTCCTCCTCGCGCCCGATCCCGACGCCGCCCTCGAGTACCTCACCCGCTTCCTCACCGCCCTGCCCGGGCCGGCGGCCCCGGGGCTCCTCTCGCTCCTGGCGGAGCGCCCTCCCCTGCGGGCGCTCCTGCTCTCGGTCTTCGGCAGCAGCCACCACCTCGCCCGCACCCTCCTCAACCACCCCGAGCTCCTGGACGAGGTCCTCCTGCGGGGCCGCTCTCCCGGGCCCCGCCGGCGCTCCGAGCTCGAGGCACTCTGGCAGGAGCGCCGCCCGGCGCCCACCGAGGACGACGAGCTCCACTTCGCCGCCCTCCGCCGCTTCCGGGGGGAGGAGGCGCTGCGGATCGGGATCCAGGACGTCGCCGGGGTGATCACCCTGCCCGAGGTGAGCCGCCAGCTCACCGAGCTCGCCGAGCTCTGCCTCGAGGCCTGCCTCGATCGGGCCTGCGCCTGGGCCGAGGCGCGCTGGGGGTGGCCGGTGGACGCCGGCGGCGGCGCGGTGGGCCTCTCGGTGGTCGCCCTGGGCCGGCTCGGCAGCGGCGAGATGGGCTACGGCTCCGACCTCGACCTCGTCTTCCTCTACCACGGCCGGGGACAGAGCCCGGGAGGCAGCCGGGAGGGCGTCGAGGCCCAGGAGCTCTTCGCTCGCCTGGCCCAGCGGGCGATCTCCGCCCTCACCCTGCCGATGGCGGAGGGCCGCCTCTACGCCATCGACACCCAGCTGCGCCCGAGCGGCAGCCAGGGCGCCCTGGTCGCGTCCCTGGAGGCCTTCCAGGCCTACCACCGCAGCGAGGCCCAGGTCTGGGAGCGCCAGGCGCTCACCCGGGCCCGCGTCGTCTCCCACCGCCCGGCTCCCGAGCCCGCCCTCGCCCAGGCCCTCGAGCAGGCCTGCTACGGCGGCGAGCCCCTGGAGGAGGAGGTACTGCGCGGGGCCATCCGCCAGATGCGGGAGCGCCAGCGGCAGGATCGCTCAAAGGAGGCCTCCGGCCGCAAGGATCCGCGGGCCGGCTGGGGTGGGCTGATCGACATCGAGTTCATCGTGCAGTACCTGCAGCTGCGTCACGGCGCCGACGAGCCGCGCCTCCGGACTCCGGCCACCGGGCAGGCGCTGGCGATCGCCTCCGAGGCGGGGCTCTTCCCTCCGATGCAGGGCCCTCGCCTCCTCGAGTGCTGGGACTTCCTGCGCCGCCTGGAGAACCGCCTCCGGATCGTTCACGACCGCCCGATCCACGCCTTTCCCACCCACGGTCCCAAGTTGGATGCCCTCGCTCGCCGAATGGGCTATCACCAGGGCGAGATGAGTCGCATCGAAGAGAGCGCTGGTCTGTCCCTGCTCGGCGAATACGAGCGGGTCACCACCGACGTGCGCCGGATCTTCGAGGAAGTGCTGGGGAGAGAGAATCCATGA
- a CDS encoding branched-chain amino acid transaminase: MPKADWIWMDGEWLPFDEAKVHVLTHTLHYGLGVFEGIRCYATEDEGLAIFRLQKHLRRLYDSAKICLMDIPYPIEDLVEVCLDAVRKNGNKACYLRPLVFVGDGAMGLGTMANPVRVMVAAWEWGAYLGAEGLKNGIRAKVSTFTRAQVNHSMVKGKIVGQYVTSILAKREALLQGFDEAIFLDPEGYVSEASGENIFAVRNGRLWTTPVTGTILAGVTRDAIVQIARDRGYEVREQLVTRDFLWIADEVFMTGTAAEVTPVREIDNRPVGTGKAGPITLELQSTFFDVVSGKLPQYKDWLTRV; this comes from the coding sequence ATGCCCAAGGCAGACTGGATCTGGATGGATGGTGAGTGGCTCCCCTTCGACGAGGCGAAGGTCCACGTCCTGACCCACACCCTCCACTACGGGCTGGGGGTCTTCGAGGGGATCCGCTGCTACGCGACCGAGGACGAGGGCCTGGCGATCTTCCGCCTGCAGAAGCACCTGCGGCGCCTCTACGACTCCGCCAAGATCTGCCTGATGGACATCCCCTACCCCATCGAGGACCTGGTGGAGGTCTGCCTGGACGCCGTGCGCAAAAACGGCAACAAGGCCTGCTACCTGCGCCCGCTGGTCTTCGTCGGCGACGGCGCCATGGGCCTGGGTACGATGGCGAACCCGGTGCGGGTGATGGTCGCCGCCTGGGAGTGGGGCGCCTACCTCGGCGCCGAGGGCCTGAAGAACGGCATCCGGGCCAAGGTCTCGACCTTCACCCGCGCCCAGGTGAACCACAGCATGGTGAAGGGCAAGATCGTGGGGCAGTACGTCACCTCGATCCTCGCCAAGCGGGAGGCCCTCCTCCAAGGCTTCGACGAGGCGATCTTCCTCGATCCCGAGGGCTACGTCTCCGAGGCCTCCGGCGAGAACATCTTCGCGGTGCGCAACGGCCGCCTCTGGACCACCCCCGTGACCGGCACGATCCTGGCCGGCGTCACCCGGGACGCCATCGTCCAGATCGCCCGTGATCGCGGCTACGAGGTGCGCGAGCAGCTCGTGACCCGCGACTTCCTCTGGATCGCCGACGAGGTCTTCATGACCGGCACCGCGGCCGAGGTCACCCCCGTTCGCGAGATCGACAACCGCCCCGTGGGCACGGGCAAGGCTGGCCCGATCACCCTCGAGCTGCAATCGACCTTCTTCGACGTCGTGTCCGGGAAGCTGCCGCAGTACAAGGACTGGCTCACCCGCGTGTAG
- a CDS encoding ATP-binding protein, whose translation MAERTETFRDPDNPFGLENPGILQLAPPEPRSVKETGLNIGLLTDLALRLLYYGGVVSGIELADRMRLPWAGVVDEILDFMVSEQWADLRGGKGFGRASVDFVLTTKGREAAREAVGRSSYTGPAPIPIDQYNSLTLSQSATGKMINRDRLAEAFSHLVIEDELLDRFGPAVNSSRSLFLYGPPGNGKTTIAETISSVLGGEVFVPWALEVDGQIIKVYDPLVHIEVSLEGDAEKMGTGIEMDRRWLLSRRPTVIVGGELTLETLDLIWNVDAKFYEAPFQVKANGGMLLIDDFGRQRVHPTDLLNRWIVPLEKHVDYLTLHTGKKFEVPFDELIVFSTNLDPKELVDEAFLRRIKYKIEITNPSEKAFREIFRRLCDHMGVPYNDSALDYIIDTYYTTTGMELRACHPRDILQLIADAARFRRKKAVLSQDLVDQACQSFFVVL comes from the coding sequence ATGGCCGAGAGAACCGAGACCTTTCGAGATCCCGACAACCCCTTCGGCCTGGAGAATCCCGGCATTCTCCAGCTCGCGCCTCCCGAGCCGCGGAGCGTCAAGGAGACGGGCCTCAACATCGGGCTGCTGACCGACCTCGCCCTGCGGCTGCTCTACTACGGGGGCGTCGTCTCGGGCATCGAGCTCGCGGACCGGATGCGCCTCCCCTGGGCGGGCGTCGTCGACGAGATCCTCGACTTCATGGTCTCGGAGCAGTGGGCCGACCTGCGCGGCGGCAAGGGCTTCGGCCGGGCCTCGGTCGACTTCGTCCTCACCACCAAGGGCCGCGAGGCCGCCCGCGAGGCCGTGGGCCGCAGCAGCTACACCGGCCCGGCCCCGATCCCCATCGATCAGTACAACTCCCTCACCCTCTCCCAGAGCGCGACGGGGAAGATGATCAACCGGGACCGGCTGGCCGAGGCGTTCTCGCACCTCGTGATCGAGGACGAGCTCCTCGACCGCTTCGGCCCCGCGGTGAACTCCTCCCGCTCCCTCTTCCTCTACGGCCCTCCGGGCAACGGCAAGACCACCATCGCCGAGACCATCTCCAGCGTCCTCGGCGGCGAGGTCTTCGTCCCCTGGGCCCTCGAGGTCGACGGCCAGATCATCAAGGTCTACGACCCGCTGGTCCACATCGAGGTCTCTCTCGAGGGTGACGCCGAGAAGATGGGCACCGGAATAGAGATGGATCGCCGCTGGTTGCTCTCCCGGCGGCCGACCGTGATCGTCGGCGGTGAGCTGACCCTCGAGACCCTGGACCTGATCTGGAACGTCGACGCCAAATTCTACGAGGCCCCCTTCCAGGTGAAGGCCAACGGCGGGATGCTGCTGATCGACGACTTCGGGCGGCAGCGGGTCCACCCCACCGATCTGCTCAACCGCTGGATCGTCCCCCTCGAGAAGCACGTCGACTACCTGACCCTGCACACGGGCAAGAAATTCGAGGTGCCCTTCGACGAGCTGATCGTCTTCTCGACGAACCTCGATCCCAAGGAGCTGGTGGACGAGGCCTTCCTGCGCCGCATCAAGTACAAGATCGAGATCACGAACCCCTCCGAGAAGGCCTTCCGCGAGATCTTCCGGCGGCTCTGCGATCACATGGGCGTGCCCTACAACGACAGCGCGCTCGACTACATCATCGACACCTACTACACGACCACCGGCATGGAGCTGCGGGCCTGCCACCCGCGGGACATCCTGCAGCTCATCGCCGACGCGGCCCGCTTCCGCCGGAAGAAGGCCGTGCTCTCCCAGGATCTGGTCGACCAGGCCTGCCAGAGCTTCTTCGTGGTCCTCTGA
- a CDS encoding patatin-like phospholipase family protein: MLRRRHRAIRPLEEMEVQLVRACLESPGWLTRRQEHRIRYALSLARLTEVRTADGRDIDLSESLSPYRQRLIDTLSPLLRDGAGLVEKPEVASLEPVIWELAREQRDELMATSAARLPWEDVDREIRKKELVLACGGGGGVGYVYLGAFHALEDAGLIPALISGTSIGAILGAFRARHKHFDAARVVEVVQALSWSKLFSPVSLKTRYGLPGPLRLYLRAGIGEFLQDDPDRPPLAVKELAIPMLITIAGIRRGEMPHSPEWYEHGFKEAAPGAGGLGGIGRTRRLIAGLWRTLSDFVQHPEMLKPLVAGADPLTAEFDLLDALGFSAAVPGLIHYDIARQAPDTIALLEEILEREGIGRLIDGGLVDNVPARSAWRAVQAGKIGHRNALVVAMDGFAPKLTAPIWIPIQRLAQQNVRGNLRYAHVVMTFLKTLSPIDLVPSVANTLKAVRAGREEFSYELPLIARLLEPLEAHEDPSP, from the coding sequence ATGCTCCGCCGGCGCCACCGCGCCATCCGTCCTCTCGAGGAGATGGAGGTCCAGCTCGTGCGGGCCTGCCTCGAGAGCCCGGGCTGGCTCACCCGGCGGCAGGAGCACCGCATCCGCTACGCGCTCTCCCTGGCCCGCCTCACCGAGGTGCGCACCGCCGACGGCCGCGACATCGACCTCTCCGAGTCCCTGAGCCCCTACCGGCAGCGCCTCATCGACACCCTCTCCCCCCTCCTGCGGGACGGGGCCGGGCTGGTCGAGAAGCCCGAGGTCGCGTCCCTCGAGCCGGTGATCTGGGAGCTGGCCCGGGAGCAGCGCGACGAGCTCATGGCGACCTCCGCGGCCCGCCTCCCCTGGGAGGACGTGGACCGGGAGATCCGCAAGAAGGAGCTGGTGCTGGCCTGCGGGGGGGGCGGCGGCGTCGGCTACGTCTACCTCGGCGCCTTCCACGCCCTCGAGGACGCAGGCCTGATCCCGGCACTGATCTCCGGCACCTCCATCGGCGCGATCCTCGGGGCCTTCCGCGCTCGCCACAAGCACTTCGACGCCGCCCGGGTGGTCGAGGTGGTCCAGGCCCTCTCCTGGTCGAAGCTCTTCTCGCCCGTCTCGCTGAAGACCCGCTACGGGCTGCCGGGTCCGCTGCGCCTCTACCTGCGCGCGGGCATCGGCGAGTTCCTCCAGGACGACCCGGACCGCCCTCCCCTCGCGGTGAAGGAGCTGGCCATCCCGATGCTCATCACCATCGCCGGCATCCGCCGCGGCGAGATGCCCCACTCCCCGGAGTGGTACGAGCACGGCTTCAAGGAGGCCGCGCCCGGCGCTGGCGGCCTGGGCGGCATCGGCCGCACCCGGCGGCTGATCGCCGGCCTCTGGCGCACCCTCTCCGACTTCGTGCAACACCCGGAGATGCTCAAGCCCCTGGTGGCGGGCGCCGATCCCCTCACCGCCGAGTTCGATCTCCTCGACGCGCTGGGCTTCTCGGCCGCCGTGCCGGGGCTCATCCACTACGACATCGCGCGGCAGGCGCCCGACACCATCGCTCTCCTGGAGGAGATCCTCGAGCGCGAGGGGATCGGCCGCCTCATCGACGGCGGGCTGGTGGACAACGTCCCGGCCCGCTCGGCCTGGCGGGCGGTGCAGGCGGGCAAGATCGGGCACCGCAACGCCCTCGTCGTCGCCATGGACGGCTTCGCGCCCAAGCTCACGGCCCCCATCTGGATCCCCATCCAGCGCCTCGCCCAGCAGAACGTCCGGGGCAACCTCCGCTACGCCCACGTGGTGATGACCTTCCTTAAGACCCTCTCGCCCATCGATCTGGTCCCCAGCGTCGCCAACACCCTCAAGGCGGTCCGGGCCGGGCGTGAGGAGTTCTCCTACGAGCTGCCCCTCATCGCGCGCCTCCTCGAGCCCCTCGAGGCCCACGAGGACCCCTCCCCCTAG
- a CDS encoding sigma-54 dependent transcriptional regulator — translation MATLLICDDEKNIRRSLRLILSEDHEVLEAGSAEEAFGVLEHEPVDLLILDVRLPGMSGVEALPTVRKKWPLCQVLMISGDASLQEAVEATRLGAYDFFEKPLDRARILITVRNCLERAALQQQLEGFAETEEEIVGSAPAIQEVKSMIAKVAPTSGRVLITGESGTGKELIARAIHRQSKRRDHAFVKVNCAAIPAELIESELFGHERGAFTGATARKKGRFELADGGTLFLDEIGDMPAGAQAKVLRALQSGEVLRVGGERSSTVDVRVIAATNKDLKAEVAEGRFREDLYFRLNVVPIHAPPLRERTEDIALLVESFLARLGQEHGVREPTLEADALPLFQRYPWPGNVRELRNMLERLIILAGGSIRTEDLPPELRGGATIPTASPGETSLAAYRGLSLRELREAIERDFIRETLEACSWNVTRAAEQLGVERTNLHKKIKHHGIERGG, via the coding sequence GCACGAGCCGGTGGATCTGCTCATCCTCGACGTACGCCTCCCCGGCATGAGCGGCGTCGAGGCGCTGCCGACCGTGCGCAAGAAGTGGCCGCTCTGTCAGGTGCTGATGATCAGCGGTGACGCCTCGCTGCAGGAGGCCGTCGAGGCCACCCGGCTGGGCGCCTACGACTTCTTCGAGAAGCCCCTCGATCGCGCGCGGATCCTCATCACCGTCCGCAACTGCCTCGAGCGGGCCGCCCTCCAGCAGCAGCTCGAGGGCTTCGCCGAGACCGAGGAGGAGATCGTCGGCTCCGCTCCGGCGATCCAGGAGGTGAAGTCGATGATCGCCAAGGTCGCCCCCACCTCCGGTCGCGTCCTGATCACCGGCGAGAGCGGCACCGGCAAGGAGCTCATCGCCCGCGCGATCCACCGGCAGAGCAAGCGGCGGGACCACGCCTTCGTGAAGGTGAACTGCGCGGCCATCCCCGCCGAGCTCATCGAGAGCGAGCTCTTCGGCCACGAGCGCGGCGCCTTCACCGGCGCCACCGCCCGCAAGAAGGGCCGCTTCGAGCTCGCGGACGGCGGCACCCTCTTCCTGGACGAGATCGGCGACATGCCCGCCGGGGCGCAGGCCAAGGTCCTGCGGGCGCTCCAGAGCGGTGAGGTGCTGAGGGTCGGCGGCGAGCGCAGCTCGACCGTGGACGTGCGGGTGATCGCCGCCACCAACAAGGACCTCAAGGCCGAGGTCGCCGAGGGCCGCTTCCGCGAGGACCTCTACTTCCGCCTCAACGTCGTCCCCATCCACGCGCCCCCCCTGCGGGAGCGGACCGAGGACATCGCCCTCCTGGTGGAGTCCTTCCTCGCCCGCCTCGGGCAGGAGCACGGCGTGCGCGAGCCCACCCTGGAGGCGGACGCCCTGCCCCTCTTCCAGCGCTACCCCTGGCCCGGCAACGTGCGCGAGCTGCGCAACATGCTCGAGCGGCTGATCATCCTCGCCGGGGGCTCCATCCGGACCGAGGATCTTCCCCCCGAGCTGCGGGGCGGCGCCACGATCCCCACCGCGAGCCCGGGCGAGACTAGCCTCGCCGCCTACCGGGGGCTCTCCCTGCGAGAGCTGCGGGAGGCCATCGAGCGCGACTTCATCCGGGAGACCCTCGAGGCCTGCAGCTGGAACGTCACCCGGGCCGCGGAGCAGCTGGGGGTCGAGCGCACCAACCTCCACAAGAAGATCAAGCACCACGGGATCGAGCGCGGGGGATGA
- a CDS encoding response regulator: MSKTLLIVEDDRSLARLWTELFSAEGFIVLTEKDGEWALKTATSREVDFLILDVLVPVRNGFQVAERLRANEKTAELPILMVSGIYRSARHRSEAMSKYGLVDYLDKPVRNDDLVGVVRRYFGDDYPSAKTAERERKRIEKLPAEDFATDAARAEVADVERSAVHDFRGQAVGRGDLRQRPFPELLADIYRWRATGALLLKRGRAKKIIYVKAGYPVSAKSNLLTECLGKVMVRERMITEVQCEESLELMRISGRQQGTVLIEMGLISPHNLVFALELQLLQKLQDVFGWRTGTYHFTAKNELPPQTVTLESGPAALIWQGVQEKWTGERARGALGNVEDYFAVPSADPLYAHQDMELGVDEENFLIKINGRRPVSELLAMELLAEGEAWKLLYALSAAQMIEIRPKPLARGEYVPGFQKAPPPLPGAKPADRKSAKQKGGGPLPPPIPEAPLPSADEREQKERLASMLGSMRKQSHFEVLGVSRSAGAAEIRKAYFALARSYHPDKASHGVSDELKLLAAEIYERLTYAYEVLADPEERKHYEQHLASGSRKKEASDQVSRILAAEGKFQRGEGYLRKGKWALAHDAFGEAVSLYPEEGEFHAYLGWSLFQTAPSDTKVIDRALDHIMQAIQLNPKVDKAYLFLGYIYKAQGRADKAEKQFEKAMQCNPDCTEALRELRLYQGRARS; encoded by the coding sequence ATGAGCAAGACGCTCCTCATCGTCGAGGACGATCGCAGTCTGGCCCGCCTCTGGACCGAGCTCTTCTCGGCCGAGGGCTTCATCGTACTGACCGAGAAGGACGGCGAGTGGGCCCTGAAGACCGCCACCAGCCGTGAGGTCGACTTCCTGATCCTCGACGTGCTGGTGCCCGTCCGCAACGGCTTCCAGGTCGCCGAGCGCCTCCGGGCCAACGAGAAGACCGCCGAGCTGCCGATCCTGATGGTTTCGGGCATCTACCGCTCCGCCCGCCACCGCTCCGAGGCCATGTCGAAGTACGGGCTGGTGGACTACCTGGACAAGCCGGTGCGCAACGACGATCTCGTGGGCGTCGTGCGCCGCTACTTCGGTGACGACTACCCCTCGGCGAAGACGGCCGAGCGCGAGCGCAAGCGGATCGAGAAGCTGCCGGCCGAGGACTTCGCCACCGACGCCGCCCGGGCCGAGGTCGCCGACGTCGAGCGCTCGGCGGTGCACGACTTCCGGGGTCAGGCCGTGGGCCGGGGCGATCTGCGGCAGCGGCCCTTCCCGGAGCTCCTCGCCGACATCTACCGCTGGCGGGCGACCGGCGCGCTGCTCCTGAAGCGGGGGCGGGCGAAGAAGATCATCTACGTGAAGGCCGGCTACCCGGTCTCGGCCAAGAGCAACCTCCTGACGGAGTGCCTGGGCAAGGTGATGGTCCGCGAACGGATGATCACCGAGGTCCAGTGCGAGGAGAGCCTGGAGCTGATGCGCATCTCCGGGCGCCAGCAGGGCACCGTGCTGATCGAGATGGGCCTGATCTCGCCTCACAACCTGGTCTTCGCCCTCGAGCTGCAGCTCCTCCAGAAGCTCCAGGACGTCTTCGGCTGGCGCACCGGCACCTACCACTTCACGGCGAAGAACGAGCTGCCGCCCCAGACCGTCACCCTCGAGTCGGGCCCCGCCGCGTTGATCTGGCAGGGCGTGCAGGAGAAGTGGACCGGCGAGCGCGCCCGCGGCGCCCTCGGGAACGTCGAGGACTACTTCGCCGTGCCGAGCGCCGACCCGCTCTACGCCCACCAGGACATGGAGCTGGGCGTCGACGAGGAGAACTTCCTCATCAAGATCAACGGCCGCCGCCCGGTCAGCGAGCTCCTGGCGATGGAGCTCCTCGCCGAGGGCGAGGCCTGGAAGCTCCTCTACGCCCTCTCGGCCGCCCAGATGATCGAGATCCGGCCCAAGCCCCTCGCCCGCGGCGAGTACGTCCCGGGCTTCCAGAAGGCCCCGCCGCCCCTCCCCGGCGCCAAGCCGGCGGACCGGAAGTCGGCGAAGCAGAAGGGGGGCGGCCCCCTCCCGCCCCCCATCCCGGAGGCGCCGCTGCCCAGCGCGGACGAGCGCGAACAGAAGGAGCGCCTGGCGTCCATGCTCGGCTCGATGCGCAAGCAGAGCCACTTCGAGGTCCTCGGCGTCTCCCGCAGCGCCGGCGCCGCCGAGATCCGCAAGGCCTACTTCGCCCTCGCCCGCTCCTACCACCCGGACAAGGCCTCGCACGGCGTCTCCGACGAGCTGAAGCTCCTCGCCGCCGAGATCTACGAGCGCCTCACCTACGCCTACGAGGTGCTGGCCGACCCCGAGGAGCGCAAGCACTACGAGCAGCACCTCGCCTCCGGCTCCCGCAAGAAGGAGGCCTCCGACCAGGTCTCGCGGATCCTCGCGGCCGAGGGGAAGTTCCAGCGGGGCGAGGGCTACCTGCGCAAGGGCAAGTGGGCGCTGGCTCACGACGCCTTCGGGGAGGCCGTCTCCCTCTACCCCGAGGAGGGAGAGTTCCACGCCTACCTCGGCTGGAGCCTCTTCCAGACCGCACCGAGCGACACCAAGGTGATCGACCGCGCCCTCGACCACATCATGCAGGCCATCCAGCTCAACCCGAAGGTCGACAAGGCCTACCTCTTCCTCGGCTACATCTACAAGGCGCAGGGACGGGCGGACAAGGCGGAGAAGCAGTTCGAGAAGGCGATGCAGTGCAACCCGGACTGCACCGAAGCCCTGCGCGAGCTGCGCCTCTACCAGGGCCGCGCCCGCTCCTGA